The Suncus etruscus isolate mSunEtr1 chromosome 7, mSunEtr1.pri.cur, whole genome shotgun sequence genome includes a window with the following:
- the AAMDC gene encoding mth938 domain-containing protein, with the protein MSSPEISSISWGQMKVQGSSKTYKDCKVWPGGSRAWDWRETGTQHSPGVQPADVEEVVQQGVQTLVIGRGMNEALKVLPSTVQYLEQHGIEVQMLQTEQAVRAYNALAAQGMRVGGVFHSTC; encoded by the exons ATGTCTTCTCCTGAAATTTCTTCCATCTCATGGGGACAAATGAAAGTCCAAGGCTCTTCTAAAACCTATAAGGACTGCAAGGTGTGGCCAGGAGGAAGTAGGGCTTGGGATTGGAGAGAAACTGGAACCCAG CACTCTCCAGGTGTGCAGCCGGCAGACGTGGAGGAAGTTGTGCAGCAAGGGGTGCAGACCCTGGTGATTGGTCGAGGGATGAATGAGGCACTGAAG GTTCTCCCGTCCACAGTGCAGTACCTCGAGCAACACGGCATTGAAGTTCAGATGCTGCAGACAGAGCAGGCAGTCAGGGCCTACAATGCTCTGGCAGCCCAGGGCATGCGCGTGGGAGGCGTCTTCCATTCTACCTGCTGA